The Gloeomargarita lithophora Alchichica-D10 genomic sequence CAATCGTGGCTGCCCAACTTTTTCCTCGCTGTTGGGGTTGATACTGCCATTTGAGCAAATGCCCCAACAGGATACCGAGGCGATTCACCAATTCCCGACGTTCTTGCCTGCCCAAAGCTGCAAGCTCCTCTACCAAATTAGGAATATCCAGTTGCCCCCACTGCCCGGATTGCAACAGTGTGGCTTGTTCTTGGAGCCAAGCATAAAAGTCGTGGTCGTAAAGACGCATACTCCCCTCTTCGCTAGTTCAATCCTACTCCTCGCCAGTGCCTAGGTAGGCGGTCAAAACTGTGGGATTGGTTTGAATTTCGGTGGGCGTACCGACTGCTAAATTTTTCCCTGCCGCCAGGACCCAAACCTGTTCACATAGGGACATGATCACATCCATATTGTGTTCAATGATTAAAAAAGTCAGCCCCGCTTGGTGCCACCGTTGAATGCAATCACAGATTTGGTTAATCAACGTGGGATTGACCCCGGCGGCGGGTTCATCCAGCAATATCAACTGGGGACGGGTCATCAATGCCCGTGCCATTTCCAATAGTTTCCGTTGGCCGCCGGAGAGTGCCCCGGCGTAGTCCTGGGCTTTGGCCGCTAAACCCACCGAATCTAGGATTTCCATCGCTGTATTACGCAGTTGTCGTTCCTGTTGGGCAACTCGCTGGGCTTGAAACCACAACGGCCACACCTGCTCCCCCAGTTGCTCCGGTGCTGCCAGTAGCACATTGTCCAGCACAGAAAGGCGACTAAATACCCGTGCCACTTGAAAGGTACGCACTAAACCCCGTTGGGCAACCCGATGCGGGGGCAGGTGGGTAATGGGTTGATTTTGGAAGACAACCTGACCGCTATCCGGGCGCAGGGAACCGGCCAATAAATTAAATAAGGTGGTTTTACCGGCTCCATTGGGGCCAATTAGACCCGTGATACTGCCCGGTGCTACGGTGAGGGAGACTTGGTTCACCGCTGGCAGCCCCCCAAAATTTTTGTGTAATTTGGTGGCGGTTAATAGGGATTCAGTCACGGGCGGGGTCGAGCCAGCTTTTTGGGTTGTCCTAATTTTAGCTCCCGTTGCCCCAGGGTTCAGTCTTGGCGGTTTAAGCCGACCGAGTAAAGATGATCCAGCACATCCGCCCAGGGCAAATGCACCCAAAAACTCTGTTCACTGCCCAGGGGTCGCACCCAATAACTGCTATAACCGGGCGGATCGGCGGGCACCCGCCCCCACTGCATTCGCACTAGACGGCAACAGGCTCCCGAAAGCAATTCTAAACAGTGGTTTTGACCGGCCACATAGACGACTATCCCTGGTGCCGGTAAGCGTTCAGCATCGTACATGATGGGCACCGTTGCTGTTGGCGTTATTTCCTAACATTCCTATTTTAGAATTTTTTTATAATTGTCATCCTTGCGATATGTAAAGGGCGTTGGGCTGAGATGGGGGTTGCGCCGCTTGGGAATAGACCTACGACATAAAGAATTGTAAATGGTGGGAGAGCATGGGGTTTCTCGCCGCCGGGGGGAAGGATGTCCCACAATAAAAAGTAGTGGTTTATCAATGGATGGTTGAGCAATGCGAAGGTTGGGGGCATGAGGGACTATCCGCGGTTTGGGTTGGCAACGATGGTGCGCCTGGGGTTGTTTCAGGCTGGGTTGGGGATGATGTCGGTGTTGATGTTGGGGATTCTCAACCGGGTGATGATCAGTGAATTAGCGATTCCGCCTTTGGTGACGGCGGGGGTGATTGCCATGCACCAGTTGGTGGCACCGGCGCGGGTCTGGTTTGGGCAGATGTCCGATGCCCGCCCGGTGGCCGGAACCCATCGCACCGGGTATGTGTGGTTGGGGGCGGGGCTGTTGGCCCTGTTGGCCTGGGGGGTGGTGCAAATTACCTGGCAGGTGGCGGCGCGGATGCCGATGGGTTGGGACGGGGTGACCTGGGCGTGGGTGGTGCTGTTGGGCTTGGGGTTTGCCCTGTATGGGTTGGCGGTGAGTGCCAGTTCGACACCGTTTGCGGCGCTGTTGGTGGATATTTCCGATGAGGACAATCGCTCCCAGTTGGTGGGGGTGGTGTGGTCGTTGTTGATGGTGGGGATTATTGTCGGGGCGATTGTGGGCAGTGGTTTGCTCAAGCAGGTGGAGGTGGATGCGGCGGCGACGGTGGTGCGCTCAAGTATGAATCGTTTGTTTACGATTGTGCCCCTGGGGGTGGTGGGGTTGGCGGTGGCGGCCACGGTGGGGGTAGAACGTCAATTTTCCCGCTATCGCCTGCGCTCTCAGGTGGTGGAGCGGGAGGATCAGATTACTTTGGGGCGGGCTTTGCGGGTGCTGACGGCCAGTCCCCAAACCGGGTTATTTTTTAGCTTTTTGCTCTGTATGACCTTGGGTTTATTTATGCAGGAGCCGGTGCTGGAACCCTACGGCGGGGCGGTGTTTGGGATGCCGATTGCGGCTACTACCCGCTTGAATGCCTATTGGGGTCTGGGGACGCTGTTGGGGTTGGGGGTGACTGGTTTTTTGATTGTGCCTCGGATTGGCAAACGCCCCACCACGATGCTGGGTTGTGGCTTGGTGGCCTTGAGCTTTGTGGGCATTATGTTGGCCGGTTGGGTGGGGCAGGGGTGGCTGTTTACCCTGATGGTGTTTGCCTTTGGGCTGGCGGCGGGGGTAACGACCACCGGAGCCTTAACCCTGATGCTGGATTTGACGTTGGCGGAAACGGCGGGGACTTTTATCGGGGCGTGGGGGTTGGCGCAGGCGTTGGCACGGGCGTTGGCGACATTATGTGGGGGGGGATTGCTGGAACTGGGCAGTCGTTGGTTTGGGGCGGGTAATTTTTGGGCTTATGTGCCGGTGTTTGGCATCCAAATTCTGTTGCTGTTGGGGGCAATCACGCTGTTGCGCCGGGTGGATGTGCAAGCCTTTACCCAGGGGACACGGGCGGCCTTGGGGGAACTGTTGGTGGAGAACCTGGAGTAATTATTTATTTAATTTGATTTAATTGGGGTCTGGCCCGGAACCCCGCCCTGGGCCTTCAACGGGGGTGATCCGAAATTCAAATTCCTGGGTGTTGGGGGGGGTGCCTTGGATTTCGAGGGGGGGAATGGCGGTGGGTTGGGCGGGGACGTTCAAGGATTCAATTTCCCGGCGCAGTTCAGGACTCGGCCCAATAATCGGTTCTAAACCACTGGGTTCGATGACTTCCGGGGGCTTTTGGGGTGGTTTGGCAAAGACTGGGGCATGGGCAAACCCTAAACTCACCCAGGCGAGCGCAAGCGGGACTGCGTATGGTTTCATAAAAAATGGTTTCATAATATAGTTCCTTTTGCTCTCCTGGCCTTGACTACCAGTGTAACCCCTGATTCGCTCCTATCGGTGCGGCAACTTGCGGTGGCCTATCCCGACTCTCCCTGGGCGTTGCAGGCGATTGACTTAAACCTAGCACCGGGGGAACGGCTGGGGTTGGTGGGGGAATCCGGCTCTGGCAAATCCACCCTGGGACGGGCATTGGTGCGTTTATTGCCCCAGGGGAGTCGGGTGCAGGGGGAGATTTTTTTGACAGGGCTAAATGTTTTAACCCTATCGCCCCGGCAACTGCGCCATCTACGGGGGGAGCAGGTGGGGTTGGTGTTCCAAGACCCGATGACTCGCTTGAACCCCTTGATGACGGTGGGACAGCACCTCCAGGAAACCCTGCGGGCGCACCGGCGGATCGGCTCTGCCCAGGCGCGGGCGGCAGGCTTGGCGATGGTGCAGGCGGTGCAACTGCCCCAGCGATGTTGGGAGCAATATCCCCATCAACTTTCCGGGGGAATGCGCCAACGGGTGGGGATTGCGCTGGCGTTGGTGCTTCAGCCCCGCTTGGTAATTGCCGATGAACCTACTACCAGCTTGGATGTGACGGTGGCAGCGGAAATTTTACAGCTATTGGTACGGCTGGCACCGGGGTTGATTCTGATTTCCCATGACCTGCATTTGGTGAGCCAGTATTGTCAACGGGTGGCGGTGATGTACCAGGGGCAAATTGTGGAGCAGGGGATGACCGCCCAGGTTTTGACCCAACCCCAACACCCCTACACCCAAGCCCTGCGGGGGGCGACCTTGACCCTAGATGTTCCCCCGCTTGCGCCTGCACCCCCCTGTTTAGTCCTGGAGCAGGTACATCAGGCGTACCCATTGGCGGCGCAAAATCCCCTGCAACTGTTGGGCTGGCGACCCGCACCCGAATTAACGATCCTGGATGGGGTAAATTTCAGCCTCCAACCGGGGGAAACCCTGGGGCTGGTGGGGGAATCCGGCTCTGGCAAAAGCACCTGCGCCCGGATCATGCTCAAACTAATTCAGCCCACCCAGGGGCGGGTATATTGGCAAAATCAGGACATTATTCCTTTGAGTTTGCGG encodes the following:
- a CDS encoding DUF29 domain-containing protein; protein product: MRLYDHDFYAWLQEQATLLQSGQWGQLDIPNLVEELAALGRQERRELVNRLGILLGHLLKWQYQPQQRGKSWAATIVGQRQDLQELIADNPSLKPYVRMAVDNAYQKGVLLVVKETPLSQNDLPAQCPYTFEQIMDADFYPII
- a CDS encoding ABC transporter ATP-binding protein — protein: MTESLLTATKLHKNFGGLPAVNQVSLTVAPGSITGLIGPNGAGKTTLFNLLAGSLRPDSGQVVFQNQPITHLPPHRVAQRGLVRTFQVARVFSRLSVLDNVLLAAPEQLGEQVWPLWFQAQRVAQQERQLRNTAMEILDSVGLAAKAQDYAGALSGGQRKLLEMARALMTRPQLILLDEPAAGVNPTLINQICDCIQRWHQAGLTFLIIEHNMDVIMSLCEQVWVLAAGKNLAVGTPTEIQTNPTVLTAYLGTGEE
- a CDS encoding BCD family MFS transporter, whose translation is MRDYPRFGLATMVRLGLFQAGLGMMSVLMLGILNRVMISELAIPPLVTAGVIAMHQLVAPARVWFGQMSDARPVAGTHRTGYVWLGAGLLALLAWGVVQITWQVAARMPMGWDGVTWAWVVLLGLGFALYGLAVSASSTPFAALLVDISDEDNRSQLVGVVWSLLMVGIIVGAIVGSGLLKQVEVDAAATVVRSSMNRLFTIVPLGVVGLAVAATVGVERQFSRYRLRSQVVEREDQITLGRALRVLTASPQTGLFFSFLLCMTLGLFMQEPVLEPYGGAVFGMPIAATTRLNAYWGLGTLLGLGVTGFLIVPRIGKRPTTMLGCGLVALSFVGIMLAGWVGQGWLFTLMVFAFGLAAGVTTTGALTLMLDLTLAETAGTFIGAWGLAQALARALATLCGGGLLELGSRWFGAGNFWAYVPVFGIQILLLLGAITLLRRVDVQAFTQGTRAALGELLVENLE
- a CDS encoding dipeptide ABC transporter ATP-binding protein, with the translated sequence MTTSVTPDSLLSVRQLAVAYPDSPWALQAIDLNLAPGERLGLVGESGSGKSTLGRALVRLLPQGSRVQGEIFLTGLNVLTLSPRQLRHLRGEQVGLVFQDPMTRLNPLMTVGQHLQETLRAHRRIGSAQARAAGLAMVQAVQLPQRCWEQYPHQLSGGMRQRVGIALALVLQPRLVIADEPTTSLDVTVAAEILQLLVRLAPGLILISHDLHLVSQYCQRVAVMYQGQIVEQGMTAQVLTQPQHPYTQALRGATLTLDVPPLAPAPPCLVLEQVHQAYPLAAQNPLQLLGWRPAPELTILDGVNFSLQPGETLGLVGESGSGKSTCARIMLKLIQPTQGRVYWQNQDIIPLSLRQFRPYRRHLQIIFQDPRACLNPLLTVAQILGEPLRIHGLAQGQRAQQMVRELLTQVGLSEMYLPRYPQQLSGGQQQRVAIARALIMQPQLLICDEAVSMLDAQVQVQILQLLAQLRQELGLTFLFITHDLRVAYRFCHRVAVLQRGQIVEYGCAQTVLDQPQHPYTQALVSAAGLNA